In Proteus vulgaris, one DNA window encodes the following:
- the proW gene encoding glycine betaine/L-proline ABC transporter permease ProW: MSNTKNQDTVLDTTIQETATSETTQETTHSVNDDPWATTDTSTTESDPWSSADSSSVDADPWGAGSGSDNIDTSSAGSDWLDATPTDVTPDTFNLMDPFHNTLIPLDSWVTDAIDWIVLHFRPVFQGIRVPVDFVLSGFENFLTSMPAPVAIILFSLIAWQLSGKVMGITSFISLILIGAIGAWSEAMVTLALVLTSLLFCLIIGLPLGIWLANSDKASKIVRPLLDAMQTTPAFVYLVPIVMLFGIGNVPGVVVTIIFALPPIVRLTILGIKQVPEDLIEAAQSFGANPRQMLFKVQLPLAMPTIMAGVNQTLMLALSMVVIASMIAVGGLGQMVLRGIGRLDMGLAAVGGAGIVILAIILDRLTQSLGQNSRHKGNRCWYMTGPIGLICRLFGKKAS, encoded by the coding sequence ATGAGTAATACAAAAAATCAAGATACGGTTTTGGATACAACGATCCAAGAAACCGCAACAAGCGAGACAACACAAGAGACAACCCATAGCGTAAATGATGATCCTTGGGCTACAACCGATACCAGTACAACAGAAAGTGATCCTTGGAGTAGTGCTGACAGTTCATCGGTAGATGCCGATCCATGGGGAGCTGGCAGTGGTAGTGATAATATTGATACATCATCCGCAGGAAGTGATTGGTTAGATGCAACACCTACTGATGTTACGCCAGATACTTTTAATCTTATGGATCCCTTTCACAATACACTGATCCCTTTGGATTCGTGGGTTACCGATGCAATTGACTGGATAGTGTTGCACTTTCGTCCTGTGTTCCAAGGTATTCGTGTCCCCGTTGATTTTGTGTTAAGTGGCTTTGAAAACTTCTTAACCTCAATGCCAGCACCAGTTGCCATTATTCTATTTTCACTGATTGCATGGCAACTTTCAGGCAAAGTGATGGGCATCACCTCGTTTATTTCATTGATATTGATTGGTGCGATTGGCGCTTGGTCTGAAGCAATGGTTACGCTTGCGTTAGTGCTGACCTCTTTACTGTTCTGTTTGATTATCGGCCTTCCCTTAGGAATATGGCTTGCGAATAGTGATAAAGCATCAAAAATTGTACGGCCTTTGCTGGATGCCATGCAGACAACCCCTGCATTTGTTTACTTAGTGCCTATCGTAATGCTATTTGGGATTGGTAATGTGCCAGGTGTTGTAGTCACTATTATTTTTGCTTTGCCACCTATTGTGAGACTGACCATTTTGGGGATCAAACAAGTTCCTGAAGATTTAATTGAAGCAGCTCAATCGTTTGGGGCAAACCCACGACAAATGTTATTTAAAGTGCAATTACCTCTCGCCATGCCAACGATTATGGCTGGTGTAAACCAAACCTTGATGTTAGCACTTTCAATGGTTGTTATTGCGTCAATGATAGCCGTTGGTGGGTTAGGTCAAATGGTATTGCGTGGTATTGGTCGCCTTGATATGGGACTTGCTGCTGTAGGGGGTGCCGGTATTGTTATTCTCGCGATTATTCTTGACCGATTAACACAATCATTAGGTCAGAATAGCCGCCATAAAGGCAACCGATGCTGGTATATGACGGGCCCTATTGGCTTAATTTGCCGACTATTTGGCAAAAAAGCATCGTAA
- the proV gene encoding glycine betaine/L-proline ABC transporter ATP-binding protein ProV, giving the protein MAIKLEVKNLYKVFGEHPKRAFELLKSGMNKDQIFDKTGLTVGVQNANLAIEEGEIFVIMGLSGSGKSTLVRLLNRLISPTKGEVLIDGENIATMSDKELRQVRRKKISMVFQSFALMPHMNVLDNTAFGMDLAGLSKDERYKKAMDALEQVNLGSYAKSWPDELSGGMRQRIGLARALANDPDILLMDEAFSALDPLIRTEMQDELLSLQGDKQRTIVFISHDLDEAMRIGDRIAIMQGGVVVQIGTPDEILNNPANDYVRTFFRGVDISHVFSAKDIAKRRPETLLHIAPGFGPRSALKVLEDEDRNFGYLIERGRKFIGIVSVNSLEEALKNKQPIESAILSEPCAINGDTPLNELISTVAQSPCAIPVIDEKNRYIGLISKGMLLQALDKETPNE; this is encoded by the coding sequence ATGGCAATTAAACTCGAAGTAAAAAATCTCTATAAAGTATTTGGCGAGCACCCAAAACGAGCCTTTGAATTATTAAAATCTGGTATGAATAAAGATCAGATTTTTGATAAAACAGGTTTAACCGTAGGTGTTCAAAATGCAAATCTGGCAATTGAAGAAGGCGAAATATTTGTCATCATGGGATTATCTGGTTCAGGTAAATCCACCCTAGTCCGCCTTCTCAATCGTCTGATCTCTCCTACAAAGGGAGAGGTGCTTATTGATGGTGAAAATATTGCCACCATGTCTGATAAAGAATTACGGCAAGTTCGACGTAAAAAAATCAGTATGGTGTTTCAGTCATTCGCCTTAATGCCACATATGAATGTGCTTGATAACACAGCTTTCGGAATGGATCTCGCGGGATTAAGCAAAGACGAACGTTATAAAAAAGCGATGGATGCGTTAGAGCAAGTCAATCTTGGTAGTTATGCAAAATCATGGCCTGATGAGCTTTCTGGTGGGATGCGTCAACGTATTGGCCTTGCTCGCGCACTTGCCAATGATCCCGATATCTTGTTAATGGATGAGGCTTTTTCGGCACTTGATCCATTAATCCGCACTGAAATGCAAGATGAGTTATTGAGCTTACAAGGCGATAAACAACGTACGATTGTGTTTATTTCTCATGACCTCGATGAAGCCATGCGTATAGGTGATCGCATTGCCATTATGCAAGGCGGGGTCGTCGTTCAAATCGGCACACCTGATGAAATACTAAATAATCCGGCTAATGATTATGTACGCACATTCTTCCGTGGAGTTGATATTAGTCATGTATTTAGTGCAAAAGATATAGCCAAACGCCGCCCTGAAACCTTATTGCATATTGCTCCTGGTTTCGGCCCTCGCTCAGCATTAAAAGTGCTTGAAGATGAAGATAGAAATTTTGGTTATCTCATTGAACGTGGTAGGAAGTTTATCGGTATTGTTTCTGTGAATTCTCTTGAAGAAGCTCTAAAAAATAAACAACCTATTGAATCAGCCATTTTATCCGAACCTTGCGCTATTAATGGTGATACACCATTAAATGAGCTGATTTCTACTGTTGCACAATCTCCCTGTGCTATTCCTGTTATTGATGAAAAAAACCGTTATATAGGTTTAATTTCTAAAGGAATGTTACTACAAGCACTGGATAAGGAGACGCCAAATGAGTAA
- the nrdF gene encoding class 1b ribonucleoside-diphosphate reductase subunit beta, with product MPSPLLSHVNAINWNRIEDEKDLEVWNRLTMNFWLPEKIPLSNDIPSWNTLTQAEKQLTIRVFTGLTLLDTIQNTVGAPTLMPDALTPHEEAVLSNICFMEAVHARSYSSIFSTLCLTTDVDEAYRWSEENPYLQKKADIILRYYQDSDPLKKKIASVFLESFLFYSGFYLPMYWSSRGKLTNTADLIRLIIRDEAVHGYYIGYKFQNQLLNKSELEKQNIKDFAFSLLLDLYDNEVKYTEDLYDTVGWTEDVKKFLHYNANKALMNLGYEALFPDEITDVSAAILSSLSPDANENHDFFSGSGSSYVIGKTINTEDDDWDF from the coding sequence ATGCCATCACCTTTATTAAGTCATGTTAATGCGATTAACTGGAATCGTATTGAAGATGAAAAAGATTTAGAGGTTTGGAACCGTTTAACCATGAATTTTTGGTTACCTGAAAAAATTCCACTCTCTAATGACATTCCTTCATGGAACACATTAACTCAAGCTGAAAAACAGCTCACTATTCGTGTTTTTACTGGGTTAACGTTACTGGACACTATCCAAAATACAGTAGGTGCGCCAACATTGATGCCCGATGCACTGACACCGCATGAAGAAGCGGTATTATCCAATATCTGTTTTATGGAAGCAGTTCATGCTCGCTCTTACAGTTCAATATTTTCCACACTCTGCTTAACAACAGATGTTGATGAGGCATATCGTTGGAGTGAGGAAAACCCTTATCTGCAAAAAAAGGCAGATATTATCCTGCGCTATTATCAAGACAGTGATCCTTTAAAGAAAAAAATTGCCAGCGTATTTTTAGAATCTTTTTTATTCTATTCTGGATTCTATTTACCTATGTATTGGTCAAGTAGAGGAAAATTAACCAATACAGCCGATTTAATTAGGCTCATTATTCGTGATGAAGCCGTTCATGGTTATTATATTGGTTATAAATTTCAAAATCAGTTATTAAATAAATCTGAATTAGAGAAGCAAAATATTAAAGATTTTGCATTCTCATTATTATTAGATTTATATGACAATGAAGTTAAATATACTGAAGATCTTTATGATACTGTTGGTTGGACTGAGGATGTAAAAAAATTCCTTCATTATAATGCAAATAAAGCATTAATGAATTTAGGTTATGAAGCATTATTCCCTGATGAAATAACAGATGTTAGTGCTGCAATCCTTTCATCATTATCACCAGATGCTAATGAAAATCACGATTTCTTTTCTGGTTCTGGTTCATCTTATGTTATTGGAAAAACCATTAATACTGAAGATGATGATTGGGATTTTTAA
- the nrdE gene encoding class 1b ribonucleoside-diphosphate reductase subunit alpha gives MTQPIEQLDYHALNAMLNLYDEQGNIQFDKDKLATHHFFRQHVNQNTVFFHDLKEKLEFLVQQHYYEAQVLEQYEFAFIKQLFKHAYSKKFRFQSFLGAFKYYTSYTLKTFDGERYLERYEDRVCMVALTLAQGDTDLAIHLVDEIISGRFQPATPTFLNCGKQQRGELVSCFLLRIEDNMESIGRSVNSALQLSKRGGGVAFLLTNLREAGAPIKRIENQSSGVVPVMKMLEDAFSYANQLGARQGAGAVYLHAHHPDIYHFLDTKRENADEKVRIKTLSLGVVIPDITFELAKRNEDMYLFSPYDVERVYGVPMSEISVSEKYSEMVNNAQIRKKKIKAREFFQTLAEIQFESGYPYIMFEDAVNRANPIAGRINMSNLCSEILQVNSASEYHPDLSYRHIGHDISCNLGSMNIAMAMDSPNFAHTVSTAIRALSNVSEMTKIESVPSIEKGNLASHAIGLGQMNLHGYLAREGIYYGSEEALDFTNIYFYTVTYYALLASNQLAIEKKQHFKGFENSKYATGEYFNKYVSQQWLPKTQKVHQLFSQSNIHIPTQEDWQTLKQSIMTHGIYNQNLQAIPPTGSISYINHSTSSIHPIAAPIEIRKEGKIGRVYYPAPFMTNENRQYYQDAYEIGAEKIIDTYAEASQHIDQGLSLTLFFSDEATTRDINKAQIYAWRKGIKTLYYIRIRQSALAGTEIKGCVSCAL, from the coding sequence ATGACACAACCAATAGAACAACTTGATTACCATGCCTTAAACGCCATGCTAAATCTGTATGATGAGCAAGGTAATATTCAGTTTGATAAAGACAAATTAGCGACACATCATTTTTTTCGCCAACATGTAAATCAAAACACGGTATTTTTTCATGATCTAAAAGAAAAACTCGAGTTTTTAGTACAACAACACTATTACGAAGCGCAAGTATTAGAACAATATGAATTTGCCTTTATCAAACAGCTATTCAAACATGCTTATAGCAAAAAATTTCGCTTTCAATCTTTTTTAGGCGCTTTTAAATACTATACCAGTTACACCTTAAAAACCTTTGATGGAGAGCGTTACCTTGAACGCTATGAAGATCGCGTCTGTATGGTAGCGCTTACTCTTGCTCAGGGTGATACCGACCTAGCCATTCATCTCGTTGATGAAATTATTAGTGGTCGTTTCCAACCCGCAACACCAACTTTCCTAAATTGTGGAAAACAACAGCGTGGTGAATTGGTTTCCTGCTTTCTATTGCGTATAGAAGATAATATGGAATCTATCGGCCGATCGGTCAATTCCGCATTACAGCTCTCTAAACGTGGAGGAGGTGTCGCGTTTCTACTCACTAATTTACGTGAAGCAGGCGCCCCCATTAAACGTATAGAAAATCAATCCTCTGGCGTCGTTCCGGTTATGAAAATGCTTGAAGATGCGTTTTCCTATGCAAACCAATTAGGAGCAAGACAAGGTGCCGGTGCTGTTTATCTTCATGCTCACCATCCTGATATTTATCATTTTCTTGATACTAAAAGAGAAAATGCAGACGAAAAAGTTAGAATCAAAACCCTCTCTTTAGGTGTAGTGATCCCAGATATCACATTTGAATTAGCGAAACGCAATGAAGATATGTATCTATTCTCACCTTATGATGTAGAACGTGTTTATGGCGTACCTATGTCAGAAATCAGTGTTAGCGAAAAATACAGTGAGATGGTAAATAACGCACAAATACGTAAAAAGAAAATTAAAGCGAGAGAGTTCTTTCAAACATTAGCCGAAATTCAATTTGAGTCAGGCTATCCTTATATCATGTTTGAAGATGCGGTAAACCGTGCAAATCCTATCGCGGGTAGAATTAATATGAGCAATCTCTGCTCTGAAATTTTACAAGTCAACAGCGCGAGCGAATATCACCCAGACTTAAGCTATCGCCATATCGGTCATGATATCAGTTGTAACTTAGGCTCTATGAATATTGCTATGGCAATGGACTCTCCTAACTTTGCACATACCGTTAGCACTGCAATTAGGGCATTAAGCAATGTCTCTGAAATGACGAAAATTGAGTCTGTTCCTTCTATTGAAAAAGGTAATCTCGCTTCTCATGCGATTGGTTTAGGGCAAATGAATTTACATGGCTATTTAGCGCGTGAAGGTATTTATTACGGCTCTGAAGAAGCATTAGATTTCACCAATATCTATTTTTATACTGTCACTTATTATGCGTTATTAGCTTCAAACCAATTAGCCATTGAAAAGAAACAACACTTTAAAGGTTTTGAGAACTCAAAATACGCAACAGGTGAATACTTTAATAAGTATGTATCACAACAATGGCTGCCAAAAACACAAAAAGTCCACCAGTTGTTTAGTCAATCGAATATTCATATTCCTACACAAGAAGATTGGCAAACACTCAAGCAGTCTATTATGACACATGGGATCTACAACCAAAACTTACAAGCGATACCACCTACTGGATCCATTTCCTATATAAATCATTCCACATCAAGCATCCATCCTATTGCAGCCCCAATAGAAATTAGGAAAGAAGGCAAGATTGGACGAGTTTATTACCCAGCCCCATTTATGACTAATGAAAATCGCCAATATTATCAAGATGCGTATGAAATTGGTGCAGAAAAGATTATCGATACCTATGCAGAAGCTTCACAACATATCGATCAAGGCTTATCACTGACATTATTTTTTTCGGATGAAGCCACAACAAGAGATATTAACAAAGCACAAATCTATGCCTGGCGTAAAGGAATTAAAACCTTGTATTACATTCGTATCCGACAATCCGCATTAGCAGGCACTGAAATAAAAGGCTGTGTTTCGTGCGCACTTTAA
- the nrdI gene encoding class Ib ribonucleoside-diphosphate reductase assembly flavoprotein NrdI gives MQTAPLIYFSSRSENCHRFVQKLNLQATRIIEDEILLATQPFVLLCPTYGGGGTKGAVPKAVIQFLNIPENRQLIRGVIASGNTNFGAAYGLAGNIIAQKCQIPFLYRFELLGTPEDVKRVKTGLSTFWSNLADHCVTR, from the coding sequence ATGCAAACTGCACCGTTAATCTATTTTTCAAGCCGCTCGGAAAACTGCCATCGCTTTGTGCAAAAGCTTAATTTACAAGCGACTAGGATTATTGAGGATGAAATATTACTTGCAACACAACCATTCGTGTTGCTTTGCCCTACTTATGGTGGCGGCGGTACTAAAGGTGCAGTTCCTAAAGCGGTTATTCAGTTTTTAAATATTCCTGAAAATCGTCAATTAATACGCGGTGTTATTGCTTCTGGAAATACAAATTTTGGTGCAGCTTATGGATTGGCTGGCAACATCATTGCACAAAAATGCCAAATTCCTTTTTTATATCGATTTGAGCTATTAGGCACACCAGAAGATGTAAAACGTGTAAAAACTGGTTTAAGTACGTTTTGGTCAAACCTAGCAGACCACTGCGTTACGAGATAA
- a CDS encoding glutaredoxin family protein: MSVILYTKPNCVQCSATERALKQKNIPFVAVDLTQDTQALAQIVSMGYRQVPVVVHGDQHWSGFCPDKIRQITL, encoded by the coding sequence ATGTCTGTTATCCTCTATACCAAACCGAATTGCGTTCAATGTAGTGCCACAGAACGCGCATTAAAACAGAAAAATATTCCGTTTGTTGCTGTTGATCTCACCCAAGATACACAAGCCTTAGCTCAAATAGTTTCTATGGGATATCGCCAAGTTCCCGTTGTTGTTCATGGTGACCAACATTGGTCAGGCTTCTGCCCTGATAAAATAAGACAGATTACGCTCTAA
- a CDS encoding methylated-DNA--[protein]-cysteine S-methyltransferase: protein MYQDYLDTPVGFPKPYISITANEKGITSLYFVNDKDVAVNSSSVINQCIKQLKEYFAGKRTTFSVPLAPEGTEFQSRVWKSLQTIPYGEIWSYKKLALTLGSINYCRAVGMANSRNPISLIIPCHRVIGHNGKLVGYTGGLDIKRWLLRYEKVEIDE, encoded by the coding sequence ATGTACCAAGACTATCTCGATACACCTGTTGGCTTCCCAAAACCTTATATCTCTATTACAGCCAATGAAAAAGGGATCACCAGCCTCTATTTTGTAAATGACAAAGATGTTGCTGTGAATTCAAGCTCCGTAATTAATCAATGCATAAAACAACTAAAAGAGTATTTTGCGGGTAAACGTACCACCTTTTCTGTGCCACTTGCACCAGAAGGAACAGAATTTCAAAGTCGAGTTTGGAAATCATTACAAACGATCCCTTATGGTGAAATTTGGAGTTATAAAAAATTGGCACTTACATTAGGTTCAATCAATTATTGCAGGGCGGTCGGAATGGCAAATTCACGAAATCCGATTTCTTTAATTATTCCTTGTCATCGTGTTATTGGTCATAACGGTAAGTTAGTCGGTTACACTGGTGGATTAGATATTAAGCGTTGGTTACTTCGATATGAAAAAGTAGAGATTGATGAATAG
- the cspE gene encoding transcription antiterminator/RNA stability regulator CspE gives MSKLKGNVKWFNETKGFGFITPEDGSKDVFVHFSAITSEGFKTLAEGQKVEFEVTDGAKGPSAANVVAI, from the coding sequence ATGTCTAAATTAAAAGGTAACGTTAAGTGGTTTAACGAAACTAAAGGTTTTGGTTTTATCACTCCAGAAGATGGCAGCAAAGATGTATTTGTACACTTTTCCGCTATTACATCAGAAGGCTTTAAAACCCTTGCTGAAGGTCAAAAAGTAGAGTTTGAAGTTACTGACGGCGCGAAAGGGCCATCTGCTGCAAACGTTGTCGCTATCTAA
- the crcB gene encoding fluoride efflux transporter CrcB, with protein MLNIAIAVFIGGGLGSVLRWLISYRLNSIFPHFATGTFVANCIGAFIIAFGIAWFSKAPHIDPIWKIMLTTGFCGGLTTFSTFSVEVVALLTEGKIGWALSTMGANLAGSFLMTAFAFWLLREM; from the coding sequence ATGCTTAACATTGCAATTGCTGTATTTATAGGTGGTGGTTTAGGTAGCGTATTACGCTGGCTAATTAGCTACCGCCTAAATTCTATTTTTCCTCATTTTGCCACAGGCACCTTTGTTGCTAACTGCATTGGTGCATTTATTATTGCCTTTGGTATCGCTTGGTTTAGCAAAGCACCACATATTGATCCTATTTGGAAAATTATGCTGACAACAGGCTTTTGTGGCGGTCTGACAACTTTTTCAACCTTTTCGGTTGAAGTGGTTGCTCTCTTAACCGAAGGGAAAATTGGATGGGCATTAAGCACTATGGGGGCTAACTTAGCGGGTTCATTTTTAATGACAGCATTTGCATTTTGGTTATTACGTGAAATGTAA
- the lipA gene encoding lipoyl synthase: protein MSKPIQMERGVKYRDADKMALIPVKTVATEREQLLRKPDWMKIKLPADSSKIQGIKAAMRKNGLHSVCEEASCPNLAECFNHGTATFMILGAICTRRCPFCDVAHGRPNAPDPQEPEKLAQTIKDMGLRYVVITSVDRDDLRDGGAQHFADCISAIRAKNPTIRIETLVPDFRGRMDKALEILTDTPPDVFNHNLENVPRVYRQVRPGANYQWSLTLLERFKQAHPDIPTKSGLMVGLGETNEEIIDVMRDLRKHGVTMLTLGQYLQPSRHHLPVQRYVSPDEFEYMKEQALAMGFTHAACGPFVRSSYHADLQAQGIEVK from the coding sequence ATGAGTAAACCTATTCAGATGGAACGCGGAGTTAAATATCGCGACGCCGATAAAATGGCACTTATTCCTGTTAAAACGGTCGCTACAGAACGTGAACAACTGCTACGCAAACCTGATTGGATGAAAATAAAGCTGCCCGCTGATTCAAGTAAAATTCAGGGCATCAAAGCGGCAATGCGTAAAAATGGTCTTCATTCTGTATGCGAAGAGGCATCTTGTCCTAACCTCGCAGAGTGTTTTAATCATGGAACAGCAACCTTTATGATCTTGGGCGCAATCTGTACACGCCGTTGCCCATTTTGTGATGTAGCACATGGCCGACCAAATGCTCCTGATCCACAAGAGCCAGAGAAACTCGCACAAACTATTAAAGATATGGGGTTACGCTATGTCGTTATCACCTCAGTAGACCGTGATGACTTACGTGATGGCGGTGCTCAGCATTTTGCAGATTGTATCTCCGCTATTCGTGCAAAGAATCCTACTATTCGTATTGAAACACTAGTACCTGATTTCCGTGGTCGTATGGATAAAGCACTTGAGATCCTTACAGACACTCCACCAGATGTCTTTAACCATAACTTAGAAAATGTACCTCGCGTTTATCGTCAAGTACGCCCTGGTGCTAACTATCAATGGTCATTAACGCTATTAGAACGCTTTAAACAAGCACACCCTGATATTCCAACAAAATCAGGCCTGATGGTAGGTCTTGGGGAAACCAACGAAGAAATTATTGACGTTATGCGTGATCTGCGTAAACATGGGGTAACGATGCTGACATTAGGGCAATATTTACAACCAAGTCGTCACCATCTTCCTGTTCAACGCTACGTCAGTCCTGACGAGTTTGAATATATGAAAGAACAAGCACTTGCAATGGGCTTTACCCATGCGGCTTGTGGGCCTTTTGTTCGCTCATCTTATCATGCCGACCTTCAAGCTCAGGGGATTGAGGTTAAATAA
- the lipB gene encoding lipoyl(octanoyl) transferase LipB: protein MKIFTVQDKTIIIRQLGVKPYLPVSDSMHQFTEKRESHTPDEIWLVQHEQVFTQGQAGKAEHLLNTGTIPVIQSDRGGQVTYHGPGQQVMYVLVDLKRNHIGVRQLVTALENTVIDTLAEFNVEAYARADAPGVYVKGDKICSLGLRIRKGCSFHGLALNIDMDLSPFSRINPCGYSDLKMTQLIDFAPNTTTIQVAPLLVKHFCTQLGFQPQQ, encoded by the coding sequence ATGAAGATTTTCACGGTGCAAGACAAAACAATCATTATTCGCCAATTAGGTGTGAAACCCTACTTACCGGTTTCTGATTCTATGCATCAGTTTACGGAGAAACGGGAAAGTCACACGCCTGATGAAATATGGCTCGTTCAACATGAACAAGTTTTTACTCAAGGCCAAGCAGGTAAAGCTGAACACTTATTAAACACAGGAACTATTCCTGTTATTCAATCTGATCGTGGTGGCCAGGTGACTTATCATGGCCCTGGTCAACAAGTCATGTATGTTTTAGTGGATTTAAAACGTAACCATATTGGTGTTCGACAACTAGTCACAGCACTTGAAAATACCGTTATTGATACGCTAGCGGAATTTAATGTAGAGGCCTATGCTCGCGCTGATGCACCGGGCGTATATGTGAAAGGCGATAAAATCTGTTCATTAGGGCTACGTATTCGTAAAGGTTGCTCCTTTCATGGTTTAGCCCTCAATATCGATATGGATTTATCACCTTTTTCACGAATAAATCCTTGTGGTTATTCTGATCTGAAAATGACACAGTTAATTGATTTTGCTCCTAATACGACAACGATACAGGTAGCACCATTATTAGTTAAGCATTTTTGTACACAACTAGGATTCCAACCACAGCAATAA
- the ybeD gene encoding DUF493 family protein YbeD has protein sequence MKTKLNELLEFPCSFTYKVMGHAKPELVDQVVEVIQRHAPGDYTPSVKPSSKGNYHSVSITINATHIDQVETLYKELGELELVRMVL, from the coding sequence ATGAAAACAAAATTAAATGAACTGTTAGAGTTCCCATGTTCTTTCACTTATAAAGTGATGGGTCATGCAAAACCAGAATTAGTGGATCAAGTCGTTGAAGTTATTCAACGCCACGCACCCGGTGATTATACTCCTTCTGTAAAACCAAGCAGTAAAGGCAATTACCATTCAGTTTCTATTACGATCAATGCAACCCATATCGATCAAGTAGAAACACTGTATAAAGAGTTAGGCGAGCTTGAACTCGTTCGTATGGTTCTGTAA
- the dacA gene encoding D-alanyl-D-alanine carboxypeptidase DacA, which yields MKQTLPAKLLRTSLLSATFALLTVTHQSLADDSLKTMIPAVPNIEAESYILIDYNSGKVLAEMNADVRRDPASLTKMMTSYVIGQSIRAGKITNNDIVPIGEEAWATGNPIFRGSSLMFLKPGDQVTVAQLTRGINLQSGNDACVAMASYVAGSQDTFVTMMNDYVKRLGLKNTQFQTVHGLDAPGQYSSARDMALIGAALIRDVPDEYAIYKEKEYTYNNIRQTNRNGLLWDSSLNVDGIKTGHTSSAGYNLVASATEGNMRLISAVMGGHSSKGRDAESKKLLTWGFRFFETVKPLQVGKEFAAEPIWYGETDKVQLGVDKDVYLTIPRGRLKDLKASYVLDNVELHAPVTKNQVVGTINFQLDGQIIEQRPLVVMNEVKEGGFFSRIIDYIKLLFSHWFG from the coding sequence ATGAAACAGACACTCCCAGCTAAATTACTAAGAACGAGCCTATTAAGTGCCACTTTTGCTTTATTAACAGTAACGCATCAAAGCTTGGCTGATGATTCACTAAAAACAATGATACCCGCGGTTCCTAATATCGAAGCCGAATCTTATATTCTTATTGATTATAATTCTGGGAAAGTGCTGGCTGAAATGAATGCCGATGTTCGTCGTGATCCTGCGAGTTTAACCAAAATGATGACCAGTTATGTTATTGGGCAATCTATTCGTGCAGGCAAAATTACTAATAACGATATCGTGCCAATTGGTGAAGAAGCATGGGCAACGGGCAATCCTATTTTTCGTGGCTCCTCTTTAATGTTTTTAAAACCTGGCGACCAAGTTACTGTCGCACAATTAACCCGTGGCATTAATTTACAATCAGGTAATGATGCTTGTGTGGCAATGGCCTCTTATGTCGCCGGTAGCCAAGATACATTTGTCACCATGATGAATGATTACGTTAAACGTCTTGGTTTAAAAAACACCCAATTTCAAACAGTTCATGGACTTGATGCTCCTGGGCAATATAGCTCAGCTCGTGATATGGCGTTAATTGGTGCAGCATTAATTCGTGATGTACCTGACGAATATGCCATCTACAAAGAGAAAGAGTATACCTATAACAATATCCGCCAAACAAACCGAAATGGATTGTTATGGGATAGCAGTTTAAATGTGGATGGTATTAAAACAGGCCACACTTCCTCAGCAGGTTATAACTTAGTTGCCTCTGCAACTGAAGGTAATATGCGCTTAATTTCAGCTGTAATGGGTGGTCATTCATCTAAAGGTCGTGATGCTGAAAGTAAAAAACTGCTAACTTGGGGTTTTCGCTTTTTTGAAACAGTAAAACCACTACAAGTAGGTAAAGAGTTTGCAGCTGAACCAATTTGGTACGGTGAAACAGATAAAGTACAATTAGGCGTAGATAAAGATGTTTATTTAACTATTCCTCGTGGTCGATTAAAAGATTTAAAAGCAAGCTATGTCCTTGATAATGTGGAATTACATGCCCCAGTCACTAAAAACCAAGTTGTTGGAACCATTAATTTCCAACTTGATGGGCAAATTATTGAGCAACGTCCACTCGTGGTGATGAATGAAGTAAAAGAAGGGGGCTTCTTTAGCCGCATTATCGATTACATCAAATTATTATTCTCACACTGGTTTGGCTAA